A single genomic interval of Bacillus spongiae harbors:
- a CDS encoding stage V sporulation protein D, which yields MKRVSNVTVRKRLALLFLVGILIFSIIDVRLGYVQFFLGDHLTGLAKDLRSRNIPFEPERGKILDRNGVELATNQSSPTVYVVPQQVEDPAKTAEVLADALKMSKEKAYQYLTNNKTWIERIPEGRKISFDKAREIEELNLKGVFIGGDSTRYYPFGSYLSHVLGFAGIDNQGLMGLEKYYDQQLSGEKGAVKFYSTAKGKEMPDMADDFSPPIDGLDLKLTIDTKVNTILERELDNAEALYDPDGIMAIAMDPNTGEILGMSSRPTFDPAKFQEVPQEIYNRNLPIWSTYEPGSTFKIITLAAALEEKLVDLEGEHFYDSGHTEVAGSTLHCWKRAGHGDQTFLEVVQNSCNPGFIELGERLGKEKLFEYIDDFGFGEKTGIDLQGEGTGILFDLDRVGPVELATTAFGQGVAVTPIQQVAAVAAAVNGGTLYQPYIAKELIDPRTGEVVMRNSPVKKRQVISEETSEEIRHALESVVAVGTGGGAFVDSYRVGGKTGTAQKAENGKYLENNHIVSFMGVAPMDDPQVVVYLAVDNPKGTIQFGGVVAAPIVGNMIEDIMQALEVEPRKDQIEKKIDYNDIPIVEVPNLVGLSKKDLSQQLYNLQLSISGDGDKVVSQSPEAGERVEQGSTIRIYLQ from the coding sequence ATGAAAAGAGTATCAAATGTGACAGTTAGAAAACGTTTGGCCCTTTTGTTTTTGGTTGGGATTCTCATTTTTTCAATTATTGATGTCCGTTTAGGGTATGTTCAATTTTTCTTAGGGGATCATTTAACAGGCTTAGCAAAGGACTTAAGGAGTCGGAATATACCTTTTGAGCCAGAGCGTGGGAAAATCCTTGATCGAAATGGAGTTGAACTTGCAACGAATCAAAGCTCGCCGACTGTTTATGTAGTGCCTCAACAGGTCGAGGACCCTGCCAAAACAGCGGAGGTTCTTGCAGATGCTTTAAAGATGTCTAAAGAAAAAGCTTACCAATACCTTACCAATAATAAAACATGGATTGAACGGATTCCTGAAGGTAGAAAAATTTCCTTTGACAAAGCGAGGGAAATAGAAGAGTTAAATTTGAAAGGCGTTTTCATCGGAGGGGACTCTACGCGATATTATCCGTTTGGAAGTTATTTATCTCATGTGTTGGGGTTTGCAGGTATTGATAATCAAGGGTTAATGGGTTTAGAGAAATATTACGATCAACAGCTAAGTGGGGAAAAGGGAGCCGTGAAATTTTATTCAACAGCTAAGGGGAAAGAGATGCCTGATATGGCGGATGACTTCTCTCCTCCAATAGACGGATTAGATTTGAAATTAACTATCGATACTAAGGTGAATACAATTCTAGAACGGGAATTAGACAACGCAGAAGCTTTGTATGATCCTGACGGAATTATGGCGATTGCAATGGACCCTAATACTGGAGAAATATTAGGAATGTCTTCTCGTCCAACTTTTGATCCGGCAAAATTTCAAGAAGTTCCTCAAGAAATATATAACCGTAATTTACCAATATGGAGTACTTATGAGCCAGGGTCCACGTTTAAAATTATTACGTTAGCAGCTGCATTAGAAGAAAAACTCGTCGACCTTGAAGGGGAGCATTTTTATGATTCTGGCCATACCGAGGTTGCAGGTTCCACTTTGCATTGTTGGAAAAGAGCAGGGCATGGTGACCAAACATTTTTAGAGGTTGTTCAAAACTCATGTAACCCAGGCTTCATTGAGTTAGGTGAAAGGTTAGGAAAGGAAAAATTATTCGAGTATATTGATGATTTTGGTTTTGGGGAAAAAACGGGAATAGATCTTCAAGGGGAAGGAACTGGAATTTTATTTGACCTTGATAGGGTGGGGCCGGTTGAACTTGCAACAACTGCATTTGGACAAGGGGTTGCAGTAACCCCAATTCAACAGGTAGCAGCAGTAGCAGCGGCTGTAAATGGTGGAACCCTTTATCAGCCGTATATTGCTAAAGAACTGATAGACCCAAGGACAGGTGAAGTAGTAATGAGGAACTCTCCAGTAAAGAAACGGCAAGTCATCTCAGAAGAAACATCAGAGGAAATTCGTCATGCATTAGAGAGTGTAGTCGCAGTAGGGACTGGTGGTGGAGCTTTTGTAGACTCGTACCGAGTTGGAGGAAAGACTGGTACCGCTCAAAAAGCAGAGAATGGGAAATACTTAGAGAACAACCATATTGTTTCTTTTATGGGGGTAGCACCGATGGATGATCCACAAGTAGTGGTTTATTTAGCGGTCGATAATCCGAAGGGTACAATACAGTTCGGAGGGGTTGTAGCTGCACCGATTGTAGGCAATATGATTGAAGATATTATGCAAGCCTTGGAAGTAGAACCTAGAAAAGATCAAATCGAAAAAAAGATAGATTATAATGACATTCCAATCGTTGAGGTTCCTAATTTAGTAGGTTTGTCCAAAAAAGACTTATCTCAACAGCTCTATAATTTGCAGCTAAGTATATCGGGAGATGGTGATAAAGTAGTTTCCCAATCCCCTGAAGCAGGTGAAAGAGTAGAGCAGGGATCAACCATTAGGATATATCTTCAATGA
- a CDS encoding penicillin-binding protein, with translation MRQKNVARKIGAGILFIIFSLLFLLLVFRFGFIQITGKAEGRVLASQVAEKYLKSSVLKANRGTIYDRNGKVIAEETASYKLVAILDDSVTADKKNPKHVDDPKGTAKILAEYIEMSEEDILERLSQEESYQVEFGSAGREISQTVKNAIDEEKLPGITFVEQSKRLYPNGIFSSHLIGFAQKEEIDNKTVTVGKMGIESSLNDVLTGKDGKLEYQSDSWGYLLPNGEELVTAPEHGNEVYLTTDTTIQTFLEDALSKVEEEYEPEKMIAIVANPKTGAILGMSQRPSFHPDTREGLENWSNEVVESAFEPGSTMKSFTLAAAVDTGVFDPNDTYQSGEYKVDGVPKPIQDHNNGEGWGKISYLEGVQRSSNVAFAYLLEKMGEDTYLDYLNKFHFGQPTGIGLPNEASGTVLYKYPIEKVTTAFGQGTTLTPLQIIQAETAIANDGKMMKPYVIDKIVDPNTDKVITKNKPTIVGEPISADTAKKVREYLETTVTSDRGTGRFFNIDGYQVSGKSGTAQVVDPETGSYISGDKEAYIFSFLGMAPSDDPQLIVYVAIQQPEIPTGEYGSTVVSKVFNPVMQNSLKYLNIQSEKEINIEEISVPDTKGQSVAKYVERLQALQLDPIVIGEGTTIKSMYPSSGQKVLAGEKIIIKTEGETVLPDLKGWSIKDVLKVANVAELKLDIIGSGFAVKQTITPSSIVNKGDPLTVTFQSPNETKEKKESTEEDEQATPIN, from the coding sequence ATGAGACAAAAAAACGTAGCAAGAAAAATAGGAGCAGGAATATTGTTTATAATATTCAGTCTGCTCTTTTTGTTATTGGTGTTTAGGTTCGGGTTTATTCAAATTACCGGAAAAGCGGAAGGAAGGGTTCTGGCTTCTCAAGTAGCTGAAAAATATTTAAAAAGCAGCGTGTTAAAAGCTAACAGAGGAACGATATATGATCGAAACGGGAAGGTCATTGCGGAAGAAACGGCTTCCTATAAGCTTGTTGCCATATTAGACGACTCCGTAACGGCCGATAAAAAGAACCCAAAACATGTTGATGATCCAAAAGGAACGGCGAAAATATTGGCAGAATATATTGAGATGAGTGAAGAAGATATATTGGAACGTTTGTCTCAAGAAGAATCCTATCAAGTAGAATTTGGCTCGGCGGGAAGAGAGATTTCCCAAACAGTAAAAAATGCTATTGACGAGGAAAAATTACCGGGCATTACGTTTGTGGAACAATCTAAACGGTTGTATCCAAATGGTATCTTTTCCTCACATTTAATCGGGTTTGCTCAGAAGGAAGAAATCGATAATAAAACCGTTACTGTTGGGAAAATGGGCATTGAAAGTAGTTTAAATGATGTCCTAACAGGGAAGGATGGAAAGCTAGAATATCAGTCTGATAGTTGGGGCTATTTACTCCCTAATGGGGAGGAACTCGTTACTGCGCCAGAACATGGGAATGAAGTATATTTAACGACTGATACTACCATTCAAACCTTTTTAGAAGATGCTCTAAGTAAAGTTGAAGAAGAATATGAGCCAGAGAAAATGATAGCCATTGTGGCAAATCCGAAAACAGGGGCTATTCTAGGAATGAGCCAACGTCCAAGCTTTCATCCTGACACTCGAGAAGGGTTAGAGAATTGGTCAAATGAAGTGGTGGAATCTGCATTTGAACCGGGTTCTACGATGAAATCTTTTACGTTAGCAGCGGCTGTCGATACTGGAGTTTTTGATCCAAATGATACATATCAATCAGGAGAATATAAAGTTGACGGGGTACCAAAACCAATACAAGATCATAATAATGGAGAGGGTTGGGGGAAGATATCGTACTTAGAAGGAGTACAGCGCTCCTCGAACGTAGCTTTCGCATATTTACTAGAAAAAATGGGAGAGGATACGTATCTCGACTATTTAAATAAATTTCATTTTGGACAGCCAACAGGAATTGGTCTTCCGAACGAAGCATCGGGGACGGTTCTCTACAAATATCCAATTGAAAAAGTGACAACAGCATTTGGACAAGGGACGACCCTCACACCGCTTCAAATTATTCAGGCGGAAACAGCGATTGCAAATGATGGAAAAATGATGAAGCCATACGTTATCGATAAAATCGTCGATCCGAATACAGATAAAGTCATAACGAAAAACAAACCGACTATTGTCGGAGAACCAATATCGGCTGATACGGCCAAAAAGGTAAGAGAATACCTTGAAACAACGGTTACATCAGACAGAGGGACAGGCAGGTTTTTTAACATCGATGGATATCAAGTTTCAGGGAAATCAGGAACGGCACAAGTAGTAGATCCTGAGACAGGGAGTTATATTTCTGGTGATAAAGAGGCTTACATTTTTTCCTTCTTAGGAATGGCTCCGTCGGATGATCCTCAGCTTATAGTGTATGTAGCGATTCAACAGCCAGAGATCCCTACTGGTGAATATGGCTCTACAGTTGTTTCAAAAGTATTTAACCCTGTAATGCAAAACTCGTTAAAATACTTAAACATTCAATCAGAAAAAGAGATAAATATAGAAGAAATCTCAGTTCCTGACACGAAAGGCCAATCTGTTGCCAAATATGTCGAGCGATTACAAGCGTTACAACTAGACCCTATCGTGATAGGAGAAGGCACTACGATAAAGAGTATGTACCCTTCAAGTGGTCAAAAGGTGTTAGCGGGGGAAAAAATTATCATAAAAACAGAAGGGGAGACCGTATTACCAGACTTAAAAGGCTGGTCTATAAAAGATGTATTGAAGGTTGCTAATGTAGCAGAGCTCAAGCTAGATATTATTGGCAGTGGTTTTGCAGTAAAACAAACCATTACCCCTTCCTCGATTGTGAATAAAGGAGACCCCTTAACGGTAACCTTCCAATCACCTAATGAAACTAAGGAGAAAAAAGAATCGACAGAAGAAGATGAACAAGCTACACCCATAAATTAG
- a CDS encoding DUF4030 domain-containing protein: protein MKKIITGLVVIVCIAVFAYLIFYNFNSEKNTTLYENEQKIVPPYLEEISESKDKVGDIISEELRAKGFNIIGWGVSFPEKEFDIRITGSEKYFDTVKSDIEKTVKDILQSKNYDAYTFKVSRHKESKIEMGKKEENEINEFNIISTAITEELRKLDYNILSLRMGFDSKSLIVEVPDSEGRIDEMKQLINNIVKANNLDPISLNIKKVDISRKGLDERWSEILSVVSEDLLGKKDYKVRMVGYSVHPEPEIQMFINLLSRDENAKSFAQQLEKVIDDFLKSEQMKSRVNNVPYDITIYSIDEKIIN from the coding sequence TTGAAGAAAATTATCACTGGTCTTGTGGTAATAGTCTGTATAGCTGTTTTTGCATACCTTATTTTTTATAATTTCAACTCCGAAAAAAACACAACTTTGTATGAAAATGAACAAAAAATTGTTCCTCCTTATCTAGAAGAGATTTCTGAATCTAAAGATAAGGTAGGAGATATCATTTCAGAAGAACTAAGGGCAAAAGGTTTCAACATTATTGGATGGGGTGTATCTTTTCCCGAAAAGGAATTTGATATACGTATCACAGGTTCTGAAAAGTATTTTGATACCGTTAAAAGTGACATTGAAAAAACTGTGAAAGACATTTTACAATCCAAAAATTATGATGCCTATACATTCAAAGTGAGTAGGCATAAGGAAAGTAAGATTGAAATGGGTAAGAAAGAAGAGAATGAAATAAATGAATTTAATATTATCTCTACTGCCATTACGGAAGAATTGAGAAAACTGGATTACAACATATTATCATTGAGGATGGGCTTTGATTCCAAATCACTTATTGTAGAGGTCCCTGATAGCGAGGGTAGAATCGATGAGATGAAACAATTAATTAATAATATTGTTAAAGCAAATAATCTAGACCCTATTTCGTTAAACATAAAGAAAGTTGACATAAGCAGAAAAGGATTAGATGAGAGATGGAGTGAGATATTGAGCGTAGTTAGTGAAGATTTATTAGGGAAAAAGGATTACAAAGTTAGAATGGTAGGATATTCTGTCCACCCTGAACCTGAAATCCAAATGTTTATCAATTTGCTTAGTAGGGATGAAAATGCGAAGAGCTTTGCTCAACAACTTGAAAAAGTGATTGATGACTTTCTAAAATCAGAACAAATGAAATCAAGAGTTAATAATGTTCCATACGACATTACAATATATAGTATTGACGAAAAAATTATAAATTGA
- a CDS encoding UDP-N-acetylmuramoyl-L-alanyl-D-glutamate--2,6-diaminopimelate ligase gives MKLHILMGILPVYSLYGDGDPQINDLTDHHESVKQGDLFFCIKGEKLDGHDFAQQAVSMGAVAIIAEKRLNVNVPCVVVKNTRRAMAVMADYFFGQPTKQLCLVGITGTNGKTTTSLIIEKILDDAGKKTGLIGTLFSRIGGERGEETKVSNTTPNSLYLQKLFAKFRSQNATHAVMEVSSHALVQERVIGCDFDIALFTNLSQDHLDYHGTMNDYRDAKGLLFSRLGNSYNINYPKYAIVNGDDSHSSFYQKLTASHVLTYGIVEKADIMAKHIEMNEKGTRFLLITPFGEKKVMVPLVGEFNIYNVLAAVSVGLIQKIDLNQIISSIETFQGGNGRFQLINRGQKFMVIVDYAHTPDGLKNVLETAGKIAKGKIYVVIGCGGERDRQKRPQMGEIACHYADYAIFTSDNPRSENPQHIIKEMEKGTTKENFTSIVDRKKAIYHAIQQGIEGDVILIAGKGHEPYQIIGDKILEFNDVEVCHKALMKQAEND, from the coding sequence ATGAAACTGCATATCTTGATGGGTATATTGCCAGTGTACTCTCTGTATGGAGACGGAGATCCACAGATTAATGATTTGACTGACCATCATGAAAGTGTAAAACAAGGCGATCTTTTTTTCTGTATTAAAGGTGAGAAACTGGATGGACATGATTTTGCCCAACAGGCTGTATCAATGGGGGCAGTTGCCATTATTGCTGAAAAGCGCTTGAATGTAAACGTACCTTGTGTGGTTGTGAAAAATACGAGAAGAGCGATGGCCGTTATGGCAGATTATTTTTTTGGTCAACCGACAAAGCAATTATGTTTAGTTGGGATTACAGGAACAAATGGAAAAACGACTACTTCTCTTATAATAGAAAAAATCCTTGATGATGCCGGAAAGAAAACAGGGTTAATCGGCACTTTATTTAGTCGGATAGGGGGAGAGCGGGGAGAGGAAACAAAGGTAAGTAATACGACACCAAATAGCTTGTACCTGCAGAAGTTATTTGCTAAGTTTAGGTCACAGAATGCTACTCATGCTGTTATGGAGGTATCTTCCCATGCATTAGTTCAAGAAAGAGTGATTGGTTGTGATTTTGATATTGCTCTCTTTACAAATTTATCTCAAGACCATCTTGACTATCATGGTACAATGAATGATTATCGGGATGCAAAAGGATTATTATTTTCTCGACTTGGAAACTCATATAATATAAACTACCCAAAGTATGCAATCGTAAATGGTGACGATTCGCATTCATCATTCTACCAAAAGCTCACTGCATCTCATGTTTTAACGTATGGAATAGTAGAAAAAGCGGATATTATGGCGAAGCATATTGAAATGAATGAGAAGGGTACGAGGTTTTTACTAATAACTCCTTTTGGTGAAAAAAAAGTAATGGTTCCGCTTGTTGGTGAATTTAATATTTACAATGTATTAGCAGCGGTTTCTGTTGGATTAATTCAAAAGATAGATCTTAATCAAATAATAAGTAGTATTGAAACATTTCAAGGGGGGAATGGCCGATTCCAATTAATAAATAGAGGTCAAAAATTTATGGTGATTGTGGATTATGCACATACACCGGATGGATTAAAAAATGTGTTAGAAACGGCTGGAAAAATTGCGAAAGGAAAGATCTATGTTGTAATAGGCTGCGGTGGTGAGCGAGATAGGCAAAAAAGGCCTCAAATGGGGGAAATCGCTTGTCACTATGCTGATTATGCCATCTTTACTTCGGATAATCCACGATCGGAAAATCCTCAACACATTATTAAAGAAATGGAGAAGGGCACGACAAAAGAAAATTTCACTTCTATCGTTGATCGAAAGAAAGCGATTTACCATGCTATCCAACAGGGGATAGAAGGAGATGTCATTCTCATTGCAGGGAAAGGACATGAACCTTACCAAATTATTGGTGATAAAATACTTGAATTTAATGATGTTGAAGTCTGTCATAAAGCACTAATGAAGCAGGCTGAGAATGATTAG
- the murD gene encoding UDP-N-acetylmuramoyl-L-alanine--D-glutamate ligase, whose protein sequence is MKKQTKYRHKKILVLGLAKSGVSAAKLLQKLDAFVTVNDYKPLSENQEAKGLLEEGIKVICGGHPIELLDEGFEYIVKNPGIPYTNPLVKGAIQRGIPVLTEVELAYEVSDAPIIGITGTNGKTTTTTLIFDMLKNAQQNPRIAGNIGTVAADVAQQVTQDETMVVELSSFQLMGIDSFKPHIAVMTNLYDAHLDYHGTRKEYAQAKANIALNQTEEDYLVLNADQPDLLDLFKESRAQKVWFSTERKLETGGYIFEGALYFNKEKIIDIVDIVVPGKHNLENILASICVCKIRSVENEAIISVLKQFSGVKHRTQFVLEHNGRKFYNDSKATNTLATKSALLAFDQPTILLAGGLDRGHSFDELIPYLSNVKAVITFGQTAKKWNQTAIKAGIQHVISVDNVESAVPEAYKHSSNGDIILLSPACASWDQYKTFEERGDMFIQAVHKL, encoded by the coding sequence ATGAAGAAACAGACAAAATATCGACATAAGAAAATATTAGTATTAGGATTAGCCAAAAGTGGTGTGAGTGCGGCCAAGCTTCTTCAAAAGCTTGATGCGTTCGTCACAGTAAATGACTACAAACCGCTTTCTGAAAATCAGGAAGCCAAAGGTCTCCTTGAAGAAGGAATTAAAGTAATTTGTGGAGGGCATCCTATTGAACTGTTAGATGAAGGCTTTGAATACATAGTAAAAAACCCTGGGATTCCATATACAAATCCCCTAGTAAAGGGCGCGATTCAAAGAGGAATTCCTGTTTTAACAGAAGTAGAGCTTGCTTATGAAGTTTCTGACGCTCCAATCATTGGTATAACAGGAACGAATGGTAAAACAACAACGACAACATTAATATTTGATATGTTAAAAAATGCGCAGCAGAATCCGCGAATTGCAGGGAATATTGGCACAGTAGCAGCTGATGTTGCGCAGCAAGTCACACAAGATGAAACCATGGTTGTGGAATTATCATCATTCCAATTAATGGGCATAGACTCGTTTAAACCACATATCGCTGTAATGACCAACTTATACGATGCTCATCTAGATTATCATGGAACAAGAAAAGAGTATGCTCAGGCAAAAGCAAATATTGCATTAAATCAAACAGAGGAAGACTATCTTGTCTTAAATGCAGATCAGCCGGACTTATTGGATTTATTTAAAGAGTCGCGTGCTCAAAAAGTATGGTTTTCAACGGAAAGAAAGTTAGAAACAGGGGGGTACATTTTCGAAGGGGCATTATATTTCAATAAAGAAAAGATTATCGATATCGTTGATATTGTCGTCCCTGGGAAGCATAATTTAGAAAATATATTAGCTTCTATCTGTGTTTGTAAAATAAGAAGTGTAGAAAATGAGGCAATCATTTCGGTATTAAAACAGTTCTCAGGGGTAAAGCATAGAACTCAATTTGTGTTAGAGCATAATGGGAGAAAGTTTTATAACGATTCAAAGGCGACAAATACATTGGCAACAAAAAGTGCTCTTCTTGCTTTCGACCAACCGACCATTTTACTGGCGGGTGGATTAGATCGAGGTCATTCATTTGATGAACTGATTCCATATTTGTCAAATGTAAAGGCGGTCATAACCTTCGGACAAACTGCTAAAAAGTGGAATCAAACCGCAATTAAAGCTGGAATACAACACGTTATATCTGTCGATAATGTAGAGAGTGCCGTGCCAGAGGCATACAAACACTCTTCAAATGGAGATATTATTTTGTTATCTCCTGCCTGTGCGTCTTGGGATCAATACAAAACTTTTGAAGAACGTGGTGACATGTTTATACAAGCGGTGCATAAACTTTAG
- the rsmH gene encoding 16S rRNA (cytosine(1402)-N(4))-methyltransferase RsmH, giving the protein MFNHTTVLLKETVDSLNIKADGVYVDCTLGGAGHSEYLLSQLSDSGHLFAFDQDETAISHAKQRLAQYEGNVTFIQSNFQHLKQELNNRGIEKVDGILYDLGVSSPQLDTPERGFSYHHDAPLDMRMDLNGDVSAYDVVNQWPYEKLVRIFFQYGEEKFSKQIARKIEETREKSPIKTTGELVDIIKEGIPAPARRKGGHPAKRVFQAIRIAVNDELGVFEDSIKQAIDLLDTTGRVSVITFHSLEDRICKSVFKELARGPELPPGLPIIPEEYKPTLKIVTRKPIIASDEELEENNRARSAKLRVAEKR; this is encoded by the coding sequence ATGTTTAATCATACAACGGTATTATTGAAAGAAACAGTAGATAGTTTGAATATTAAGGCTGATGGCGTTTATGTTGACTGCACATTAGGTGGAGCCGGTCATAGTGAGTATTTACTCTCTCAATTAAGCGATTCGGGACATTTATTTGCATTTGACCAGGACGAAACGGCCATTAGTCATGCGAAACAAAGATTAGCTCAATATGAAGGAAATGTCACATTCATTCAATCAAATTTTCAGCATTTAAAACAAGAGTTGAATAATCGAGGGATTGAGAAAGTGGATGGTATTTTATATGACCTTGGTGTTTCTTCCCCACAATTAGACACACCTGAAAGGGGATTTAGCTATCATCATGATGCACCATTAGATATGAGAATGGATTTAAATGGAGACGTATCTGCTTATGATGTCGTAAATCAGTGGCCGTATGAAAAATTAGTTCGTATTTTCTTTCAGTATGGTGAGGAAAAGTTCTCGAAACAAATTGCTCGCAAGATTGAGGAGACAAGAGAAAAATCACCTATTAAAACAACTGGAGAGTTAGTCGATATAATTAAAGAAGGAATTCCAGCTCCAGCACGACGAAAGGGGGGCCATCCTGCTAAACGAGTGTTCCAAGCCATTCGGATTGCAGTAAATGATGAGCTAGGTGTCTTTGAGGATTCAATCAAACAAGCCATTGATCTATTGGATACAACTGGACGTGTGAGTGTCATAACGTTCCATTCATTAGAAGATCGGATATGTAAATCGGTTTTTAAGGAATTGGCTAGGGGGCCAGAACTACCTCCGGGCTTACCCATTATTCCAGAAGAGTACAAGCCAACATTGAAAATCGTTACAAGAAAACCAATTATTGCATCTGATGAAGAATTAGAAGAAAATAATCGAGCTAGATCTGCCAAATTGAGAGTGGCTGAAAAAAGGTAG
- the ftsL gene encoding cell division protein FtsL gives MSNLAKNYQQQTVDRVEPAIQPQRKPRVEKRLFTLGEKLLFVGLIAFASFMAIKIIATQASIYEVNKDIQKLEQSIQTQQKQNNNLDVQISEQKTYDRILEKAKQAGLDLNEENIKVVE, from the coding sequence TTGAGCAATCTTGCTAAAAACTATCAACAACAAACGGTTGATCGTGTCGAGCCTGCTATTCAACCACAAAGGAAACCTCGGGTAGAAAAAAGACTATTTACACTAGGAGAAAAACTATTATTTGTCGGCCTCATTGCTTTTGCCTCCTTTATGGCAATAAAAATTATTGCAACACAAGCCAGCATTTATGAGGTGAACAAAGATATTCAAAAATTGGAGCAATCCATTCAAACGCAACAAAAACAAAATAATAATTTGGATGTTCAAATTAGCGAGCAAAAGACATATGATAGAATCCTTGAAAAGGCAAAGCAAGCTGGACTAGATTTAAACGAAGAAAATATTAAGGTTGTTGAATAA
- the mraZ gene encoding division/cell wall cluster transcriptional repressor MraZ, giving the protein MFMGEYHHNIDQKGRVIVPAKFREHLGDSFVITRGLDQCLFGYPIDEWKLLEDKLKALPLTKKDARAFTRFFFSGATECELDKQGRVNLPSTLTKYASLEKECVILGVSNRVEIWSKTLWEDYFTQSEDSFAELAENMIGFDI; this is encoded by the coding sequence ATGTTCATGGGTGAATATCATCATAATATTGACCAAAAGGGACGGGTTATTGTTCCAGCCAAATTCCGTGAACATCTAGGTGATTCTTTTGTCATTACACGTGGATTGGATCAATGTTTATTTGGTTACCCAATTGATGAATGGAAGCTACTAGAAGATAAACTAAAAGCCCTCCCACTAACGAAAAAAGACGCACGTGCTTTCACTCGTTTTTTCTTCTCAGGGGCAACAGAATGTGAATTGGACAAGCAAGGAAGGGTTAATCTTCCTTCAACACTTACAAAGTATGCTTCACTTGAAAAAGAATGTGTTATTTTAGGTGTTTCCAATCGAGTTGAGATTTGGAGTAAGACATTATGGGAAGACTATTTTACACAATCAGAGGACTCCTTTGCAGAACTTGCCGAAAATATGATAGGATTTGATATTTAA
- the mraY gene encoding phospho-N-acetylmuramoyl-pentapeptide-transferase, with protein sequence MLEQVIMFSILMGFLVTVVLSPIFIPFLRRLKFGQSIREEGPKSHQKKTGTPTMGGIVILLSIMITTYVMTLKFSAPGVEMYLLLIVTIGFGLLGFLDDFIKVVLKRNLGLTSKQKLLGQIVISVIFYVIYIQNDFSTAVSIPMTDFSLELGWFYVLFIVFWLVGFSNAVNLTDGLDGLVSGTSAIAFGALAVLAWSQDQYEVAIFAVAVVGAVLGFLVFNAHPAKVFMGDTGSLALGGAFATIGILLKAELLLILIGFVFVVETLSVILQVISFKTTGKRIFRMSPLHHHYELIGWSEWRVVVTFWTVGLLCAALGIYIEVWM encoded by the coding sequence ATGTTAGAACAAGTGATCATGTTTTCAATTTTAATGGGATTTTTAGTTACCGTTGTATTATCCCCTATTTTTATTCCTTTTTTACGTCGACTAAAATTTGGGCAAAGTATACGTGAAGAAGGACCGAAATCGCACCAGAAAAAGACAGGGACGCCGACGATGGGCGGGATTGTCATCTTATTATCGATTATGATAACGACATATGTCATGACGTTAAAATTCTCTGCTCCAGGTGTAGAGATGTACTTATTGCTTATTGTAACCATAGGCTTTGGGCTTTTAGGGTTCTTGGATGACTTTATTAAGGTTGTGTTGAAGAGGAATCTTGGATTAACCTCAAAGCAAAAACTATTAGGTCAAATTGTTATTTCTGTCATTTTTTATGTAATATATATACAAAATGATTTCTCAACAGCTGTATCGATTCCAATGACAGATTTTAGCCTTGAATTAGGCTGGTTTTACGTTTTGTTTATTGTTTTTTGGTTAGTAGGGTTTTCAAACGCGGTGAACTTAACAGATGGATTAGACGGATTAGTATCAGGTACATCGGCAATCGCCTTTGGTGCATTGGCCGTGTTAGCGTGGAGCCAAGACCAATATGAAGTGGCTATATTTGCTGTAGCAGTAGTTGGAGCAGTACTTGGTTTTCTTGTGTTTAATGCTCATCCAGCCAAAGTGTTTATGGGGGATACAGGTTCTCTAGCATTAGGCGGTGCTTTTGCGACTATTGGTATTTTATTAAAAGCAGAATTATTATTAATATTAATTGGTTTCGTTTTTGTGGTGGAGACTTTATCAGTTATCTTACAGGTGATTTCATTTAAAACAACGGGTAAAAGAATTTTTCGGATGAGTCCTCTTCACCACCATTACGAGCTAATTGGTTGGTCTGAATGGCGAGTGGTCGTAACGTTTTGGACAGTGGGGCTATTATGTGCTGCCCTAGGTATTTATATAGAGGTGTGGATGTAA